CTGACGCCATATTGGTTGGTATCTCTTATTAGTTTCTCTTTTCACTGTACTTTCATTTGCTTTGTTATGTATGTGTGCATTGAGATCAAAATGTCGTTTGCTGCTAACCAAAAAAGGAAGATATATGAGTACAAAGGGTGAATACTTACATCATTATATTTGAGTTACACTTTCAAGCAGCTAAATCTGTAGTCCCTTTTTGGATGGACCCAATGGAATGTTCTCCCTGATCGAAGCCGTTGTTTGACGCCTAACCTTTACGTTATCATTTTCTCTGTTTGCAAAGATGCAATTTTAGCGATAACATTGTTTGTTTTTTAACACATTGTCTTGTATCTGTATTCTTGTGTAGAGCTTGTCAGGTCATTCAAGCGGAATTGATTCAGTTAGCTTTGATTCTTCAGAAGTTCTGGTAGCTGCAGGAGCAGCAAGTGGTACCATCAAGCTTTGGGATTTAGAGGAGGGCAAGAGTAGGCTTTTTAGAACTTTGTTCTTTGtgaaaattcattttttgttgtttattgtgaaaTTTATAAATTCTCTCTCTTTATCGATCTATATTTCTCAGTTGTTCGGACTCTCACTGGACATAGATCCAATTGTATATCATTGGACTTCCATCCCTTTGGTGAGTTCTTTGCATCTGGGTCTCTGGACACAAATCTAAAGATATGGGATATTAGACGCAAAGGGTGCATTCACACATACAAAGGTCATACTCGAGGTGTCAATACCATCAGGTTCACGCCAGATGGTCGTTGGGTTGTATCAGGTGGAGAAGACAGTAGTGTAAAGGTCGAACTTCtcccttttattttctttccttgttcAGTAATATAGTTTGGAACTAACACATTGGAGTGCCTTCTTATAGTTGGGTGAGCCATATCAGACTGTACTTGCTAATATTTCAGATGATGTCTAAACCACATAGctcaaaatggaaaaaaaaggaCAGATGATTATTGACGTACATCAACTTAATGAAACAGTCGCTTATGATGATGACTTTAGACTTCCTGCATCTTACAGAAGCTACTTTGTTATAGATTGGTCCATCGCTAGGCTAAACATGGTCATGAGATGGAAGGACGGATTTTTTAATTGTGCTACTTAGCACATTATTGAAATCAATCGCGTCGTACATAAAGTGACAGCGATGCAAAGCTACTATTTTAAGTAGTCCCTTGTGGTGGGGCTCTTCCCCGGACTCTGCGCATAGCAGgagttttagtgcaccgggctgccctttttcttttctccatgTGCCTCTTTCTAGGATATTATTGTTTGCTTGATATCAATTAGCTGTATCAGCCTGTAAGCTCTTTAAGCCTAATTATCCTGATAATAGATTCAGTGTTGTGGCAGATATGGGATTTGACTGCAGGAAAGCTTTTACACGATTTCAAATGTCATGAAGGAAAAATTCAGTGCATAGACTTTCATCCTCATGAGTTCTTACTGGCTACAGGTTAGATAAAGCTTTGACATAGTGCTACATTGTTCTTCTTAAGTGAAAGTCATATTTCTTGTTGTCTTGTACTTTCTCCTGTAActtttgttgtattttttaaatGAGTTCGCTGATATATTTTATGATCTATGTAGAGTTTGAATCTAGTGGCAACCTAAAACTTTCTCATGATGATATTCTTAGTATATATAAGGATAACCAAACATTTGGATTAAGAAATGACAAATTGAGAAGAGTATACCCATTTATTTGGACTTATGACCAGATTGATAAGTTTTGCTATTGATTCTTCACTCTCCAAATAAATTTATCTGCCGTCATTATTTTCAATCTTATTTTCGTATTTTTTGTTCTTATCTCTAGTATAAGTGTTTTCCTCTCCAATCAGATCTGTGACTTCCATCTTGGGGATCTATAGTACTGCTTTGTCTACTTATATAAGAATCTGTTTTTTCATTTAAGTGCTTACATAAATAGTATATGGAAATGCTCTGTCTCATTGTGGTGCATGTTTTTAGGGGAGTTGGTATTCGTATAAACATCGCATGTTCCATGAAACAATACTCTCTTTGTTTCATCATAGTTGAGCTTTCCTTCTCTaaccaaaataaaggaaatccAAACATTGTGCCCTATCCCCTAGTATGGAAACTAGTGATTAGTTTTAAAAGTGATATCTATATTTTTGTGTCAATTATTGGGAATTAAGTTTTagctttcttttttcttgattcAAATTTGAAGTTGGGAAAGAGGGAAGGGGAACCAAAATAGGAGGGCATTGTATTTAGGTTTTGAGGAACTATAAGGTGCTAACTAAGTGAAGCCTGCATTTTCAGTTGCTGGTGATGGGTGCCAGTGGGTGTGAGGATCGAAAAAAGGGCTCAAATTAATCATAAAACAAAGGTCACCAAGAGTTGGGCTGCATTGTGTCGTATCACAAAAGCTGTCAGATGCCTTACTATTTGTTCTTGGTTTTTGCCTTACCAGGTTCTGCTGACAAGACAGTTAAATTCTGGGACCTTGAATCTTTTGAACTCATAGGTTCTGCTGGACCTGAGGTTTGTTGTAGTCATCTTCGTTGGGTTCTTCTATTTGATCTCCCTTTTCTCATTGCAGTACAACTGCAGAGTGTTTCTCATGTATCTTGGCAACTGTATGAAATGTCAGTATAGTAAAAAGAACTGTTTTTATCTGAAATCTAGACAACAGGAGTGCGTAGCATGGCCTTTAATACTGATGGAAGAACCCTTCTTTGTGGTTTACATGAGAATTTGAAGGTAGACATGCATTTTCTGTTCTGAGAAATAGTTTTGTTAAATATATCGTGGCACTTAGTCCATCTCCTAAAGAAAGTAGTTCTTCTTTGTAGGTTTTCTCGTGGGAACCAATTAGGTATCATGATACAGTAGATGTTGGATGGTCTACATTGTCTGATCTTAGTATTCATGAAGGAAAACTTCTTGGATGTTCTTATAATCAAAGTTGTGTTGGAGTGTGGGTTGTCGATATTTCGGTAATAGTCACCTTTTTCCGTTGAAGTTGTCTCTTTGATGTTTTTCTTCGTCCGAGATTTTTAAGTAATGCCACACTTTGTCATGCTTGTCTCTTGCAGTGTCTTGAACCATACACAATGGATAGTACTACACAATTAAATGGTCACTCAGCGGTGAAATCCAATTTAAGAGTGAATCTATCCACTTCTGCTGCGGATGCTACAGATTCTAGTTGTGGGAGACAATTAATTTCACAAAACTCTGATCTTGTGAAAGAGTCCAAGTCTTTCAGAAGACATTCTTTGTCACAACACATGGTTCTTCAGAGGGATTCTTCTACTCTTACTAGTATGCTTTTCTTCCGTTTTTATATGTTTCCTTTGCCTTAACATTATTAGCTTGGCACCTTATCTTAAGTTCTTACTCTGCTTCTTTAATTCCCCAtttactacttttttttttttagctcCTAGCCTTTGATTATCTTCTTTTATTTAAGTTTGGTTGCCAGAATATTTTCTTACGTTCTCACTTATCTTCTGAAGCTATCACAGATACTCCTGGCACCACACAAAAAGTAAATCTCAGTACTGGTCCAAAGGCACCTCCAATCAGCTCAAGAGCAGTTCCTAATACAACCGGTGTAAAGAGGAATTCAGCAAAAACCCCGTCCACAGAAAATGCCTCTATTGTCACTAAGTCAGAGATAATACCTGTTCTTGTCCCAAGAAATAATGAAAGAATGGAGCTGGCATCCGAATGCAGGAAAGGAGGAGTTGCAGGAAGGGAAATGCCACAAAGATTGCAGCCAAAAGTATCTGATTGGAAGTCTCCTACTCCCAACGAAGACCTTGGGAGGCCAACTGCTGCAGCGCAGTCTGATGTTGAAGTACCTAAGGCTATTGAAAGTAGTAGTCCTGCAGACAGGAACAATTTTCCTTCTGTCAAATGCTCAATATTTGAAACTGCTTCAACTGATAGAAATGTGAATGATGACAAGAATTTAGTTTCCACAAAACTTGATATAAATACAGCACCTGAGTCACTTTCCAGACACCAAATTGAAAATTGTACGTATTCACTTGTGTCCttcctatttttttatattgtcTTTACCTTTTCTGTTTCTATGTTTTTGTGCGCTGTGGGTTCTTTATAGACGTTGTGAGGTATATTTTTTGATCAAGAAACGTTTTAAGGTATATTATGCTGTGCAGTATCAATTATGTATGTGCCCTCTAATTAGATCTAGAATTTTAGCACCATTTTTGTGTTAAGTTGCATAGAAATACTTCTAAGTGGTGCTATATTTCATTTATAAAAAAGAAAGCCCGATGTTTCTCCTCCTCCGAAGGAATAGTATAAGAGTGAATATATCTACtgatatgtgtgtgtgtgtcttGCTTTTTCATGTAATAATTTTATTGCCTTGATTTATTCATACTTGTATACATATGTTTTGCGAAAGTGTCTTCTACTCAGTACAATTTCTTAAAAGACCTGTTCTGTGTTTACCAATAACTGTATTTGTATTTTGCCTTTTCTTTAGAATAATATGAACTAACTACATTGTTTAAACTTACCCTTTGTACCAGATGAAGCCCGTGGAAATATTCTTAATAGGAAACCTTATTCCATGCTAGGTCAACAAAGAGGTAGAACTCTTTTTactgctattggtgcacttctTAATTATGGTTGTCTCATgcattgaattttgaaaatcagGTAGGACACGATCTACTATTGCAAACTGGGAAAAGAGAGATAAAGTTCCTAGTTACGAGGGTCTTGCTCCCTGCATTGTTGAGGCGGTACCTGATCCGGATGTGGTTCCCACCAAGGTGGTATGTGTCAAATCTgagttttttctttatttattattccaAATGTTATTTCATATTGAGATTTTCCCATATAACAATATTAACCATTTGTTGCTAATTTTAATGAAATGTGGAAGCATTTCAGTATTTTCAGTGTGTGACTTGCTACCACATACTTTTAGCAAATTGTGggattttttcaaattaaactAGCTCTTTGCAATCATGGAAAAGGATAGTGCAGGAACAGGGGAGAATGGGGTTTCTGTTGACAGTTAGGGGTGCACATAAGCCTAGCTGAGTCAAAACTCTGCCGGGCTTGGCAAAGATTATTCTCGACTCAACATAAAAGTTGAAGGTTCCCAGTGATAAAGTCACAAAATAAACGAGGCTGCAAAATAACCAACCTAACTTTCAATCATGAGAAACCCGATTTCTAATTTATCTAACCCAAACAGAAAAAAGTTGAAAGTGATGGCATGTTCATTCAAACAGGAATCATAAGGCCGTGTGGGGCAGCTAGAATGTTACCATTGAGAGAAAAAGGAAACTAAATTCATCGTTGGAACTTCCTTTGCTTGTTTGATCTCTATCATCATTTTGGTTGGTAGATCGATTGCTGACAAATTTTCTAATTATTAGAGTAGAATATTGTACATGAACTTCAGTGTAATTCATTATTGTAGTAGTTATAGCGACTTCATAGATAGACATTCACTGCTATGGTAGTCAATGCATTAGGACACGTGATAGCTAGAACATTGAACTGTTAATACCTAAAATAGTTTTCACATAATCTCATGAATTTAGTTGTTTCTTCCATGAATGTCTCGTATAATTTCTGTCTTCCCTGACACAGAATTTAACTCATCTTAATTCAAAAATCGTACATGAAAAGAGAGAAGACCCCTTATCAGCTGTAAGTGAGGCGGTTTCTGCTGACGATGAGGATATCATTGCTCACTTGATGGACCAGCACAACGAATTTGTTGGCTCGATGCAATCTCGTTTGGCAAAATTACAGGTAGCAATTTTGGAAAATTTTCTAATGGTTATTTGATGCTCTAACCTGGCAACATAAAGCTTTTGCAGTCCCTTGTAAATAATTTGTGTTTAAGACTTTTAAGTCCCTTATAACTGATTTGCATTATCATGAGATGATAACCTACGCGGAATGTTTAGCCTACTCATTTGTAAATTTTCTTGCTAATCGGTAAGATATGCAGATGGAGCGGGGGAAAATTCATTCAGTTGATCTCTACCATGTCATATTGCTCTTCAAGAGTTCGCTTAATCATATAGAGTTTTTGACCATTTGTAGGTTGTCTACCAGTACTGGAAAAGACATGATATTAAAGGGGCAGTAAGTGTAATGGAGAAGATGGCTGATCATGCTGTAAGTCTCGTTTTTGTGCCCTATTTTTAATCTTGATACGTACCTTTTTAACACCATATGGTTTCCATTTGCTTACACAGGTGCTTTCTGAGTTAGTGAGCTTCTTGGCAGAGAAAAATGACATTATCACATTAGAAATTTGCACATGCCTTCTACCACTTCTCACGGGGCTGCTTGAGAGCAAGTTGGATAGGTAGAACAAATTGAGCTTTGTTTTCCCTTTCTTCTCTAACATTGTTCAAAAGTTTCCATGACTGACATGTTCTCTTCTTGGTGGACTTCCTTTAGACATCAAGATATTTCATTGAATATGCTGCTTAAGCTTGTTAAAGTATTTGGTTCACCTATTTATACTTCATTGTCTACTCCAACATCAGTTGGTGTTGATCTTGAGTCAGAGAAAAGGTATTATTACATATTTCTTTTACTTCTTACtaattattatgtttttttagtTAAAGTTTGAACGGTTTTATTGCTTATTGACAACAAAAGGATGGAGCGCTACAATCTCTGCTTTATTGAGCTTGAAAAAGTCAAGAGTTGTCTGCCTGCTCTTTCGAGGTATGTGAAAACATCTTAAGCAACCATCTTTTGGTCCGTGGATAGTTTAAATTGCTAACATTTCTCCATTTCTACATCTTTTTTTCATTTAGAAGAGGAGGATCAATTGCCAAATATGCTCAGGAGCTGAATCTAGCACTACAAGAAGTTTCATGAGTTTAGTATAATTGCATGGAATATCGAAAGTAACGATTATGTTGCTGAACTTGGGCGACTTTTGTCGATCTGTAGATGCCTGCACTGCATGCTTTTGTACCTTGCAGAGCTAGCATCCTCTATGCAGATGCAACACTGACTACTAATCTTTTTACATATACACTTATCATCGATTGTTAAGGACAACAAGCCGATTCCATCTTGTTTGGGACTGAGGCGTGTTGTTGTATTGAAAGTTAAGGATACAACATGCTCTAAGTTGCTACCGGTCTCAATGTTGCTGCTAATGAACCtgcttgttggagaaggatccATCATACTTATTCTCACCTAACCCCCCAATACATATTATTCTTTGTAATTCTAGGTTTTGTTGTGTGAAATCATGTATCAATTGTGGTAAAATTAGTATTTTATGCCAAACTAGTTTGAGATTGAGGCGTTGATTGATATATCTAATTGTGTCTAAACCTTGTGGTATCTTGACATTCATGTACCTGTGGTGTTATATTCTTCCCCCATTTTATGTTATGCGTCTTAATTTGACTGGATAcaacttttgaattttgtgatctTTTAACTGTTACACCAAAGTGTCCTTTGAATTTATAATCTTTCTTGAAATGTTGTGATTAAAAAGTTGCTAAATATAGAAATGATATTCTTATTTAAAAAGACTATATACCCGTATGGATGACTTTTGTCACAATAATTATCTTTTCTGTTACATGCGCGAACACTTGCAAGTTCATTCAAAGTAAAATTCTCAAAAAGCAAAGTCAACTATTCATCGACAttgtttctgttttttttttttaaattctacgttacttaattttgaatttatcaATTAATTAATGGGAAAAAAAATACACACTTTGAATGGATATTGGGATTTgaaaagaaatagaaatgggATGATTACAGTAGATaatcattcggccattttaatTACCGAAAAAGTCTATTCGTTGTATATTCATGTATATTTGGGTGTATTAagtatatatttcatttatagaatatatcataatgtatatttagtgtataactcatatataagtaatctatattgtacAATCAGTGTatactttttatgacttttggcaagctatattgtatagtcactacatatttcctatgatttttggctattttttatgtaaataaaacatgattatatttgttgtaaactaattagtttattgtatatatttgaaattgtcccttAAAAATACACACCTTGAATGAATATTGggattttgaaaataatttgtaGTCTGTCTCTATATGTaactcaaaagaaagaaagagattcAAATGTTTCAAGTTCGAGCCCGTATTAGGGAGTGCTTTTcctaaatttcaagaaaaaatggGATTTTTACATGGACGGATGGATTTAGTGCATACTTTTTTTAATTGGTATACATAGATTATTCACTCATTATACATGATCATACACATATTATACATCCGCCAactatttttagtttaattagTTTGGTGGACGGCTATTTAAGTGGAACTAAAATTGAGGACCaaaatcaggaagctatagtaTAGGTAGAAAAAACTCATACATAACATCTTATTAATGATGTTTAATTCTTTTGTATACATTTGACACAAATGACAAGTTCATTTTTATACTTAAAAACATAACAATTTGAGAGGAAACCAGTACTATATGAATCTTCAAGCAATAGGCTTCAATACATAcatcttgcatgcatgagagttcACTGTAGCTGTCAAATTCCCTACAAATCTTGTTTCCAATGTCTTGTGCTGCATCAAAATATGCCAAATTATTTCCATAATAAGTAAAATGGTTAACAATCACTGAGTGAATACTGGTAAAGATACTTTCATTTTCGTAACTTTTTAAAATGGTGCATGATCGACTACTTTGTCGATCTGGTTGAGTATAAGGTAGATTACTTTATGGATCGAGCTGAGTATTATATTTAGATTTCTATCACTACTTGTTGTTTCAATATCTTAATATCTTGTGTTTGTTGCTCTTGACTCCTCTTCGCTGTTTACTCGGCCGAGGTAGggataaggtctgcatacactctaccttTTCCAAACCCCACTTGTAGAAACACAccgggtttgttgttgtttaaaGGATCACCATGAAGTACTTATATCCAAGTCGTATGTATGTTTTGGACATGATGAGTCTATATCCAAATATAAAAGTGTAACAAGAGTGTTGCGCTCTTACTACTAGACCAAACTCCAAAGCCTTGGGAGCTTATTCTTCATGAAATCTTCTGAAAGCCAGAATACGAATTGTTAACATAGACATACCTCCCAAAGGTCTCTTGCCATTACAATGCTTTTAGGAGGGATTCCAATATCATCCCAGTTTGCAGTTATTTCGTATCTCTGAGGACCGCGGTTGAGAAGCACTAAAGCTACTCTATAGCCTGATAGAGGTCCTGCCCAGATCTGGTCATAACAGAATGTGAACAGATTATCGTCTGCAATCTGCATTACAACCAGGGGAAAAAAGTTACTTTGTATACATTTTTGTTACCTCAATATCGCCTTCCATTCTAACCTTCTTTCCCTGGACGCCTAATTCATCTGTTCACAAAGGAATGAATGAGTGTTAGTTAATACTCTTGAAGACAACTAGCTCCTATCTTGGTAATCGCGTATAATTATAACAAAACGACTAGTTGCAGTTGACATGTTGTGCAGTTTAGTACCTTGATCTACCGCGATCACCTCCTTGTTGGCAAGAATTTCCATGGTATCATGTGATAAACTTCTCATATCACAACCGATGATAAGGGGAGCCTAGAATTAGCATAGAATGGATCATACATTCTGGCATTCGGCCCAAAGGAGCAGGAATAGTGTTGATATAAAAGTGAAGATGTTGTTGTACCTTTGAAATCGCCCAGATACTAAAGTGAACAATGTATTCATCCTTTGTCATCCCTCCATTTCCAACCTCAAGCATGTCGGGATCTGTTTGGAATGTGTGAAGACAATATAACTAAGTAATTGAAATGTGTATGGTCACACGTTCTAACATCGTATCATCccatgaaaaatgataaaaggCCCACACGTGAAAGAGCATGTTGAGACATAATATAACTCTCTAATAGCTAAGGCTTTAAAATGAGATGATCATATACTTCAACGGTGATGATAtagaattttaagaaaaaactaaaacacatctaaataCTAACCATTCCAGCTACCAGGCCTTGCATAATCTGCATAAACTTCATTCTGGTCTGCTCTAGAAATCATGCTGTCAAACAAGGAAAGATGAATACAAGATCAAGTCATGAAATCTATCAATTAAAAGACttatttactttcttaaactttgtgtcaagtcaaaaccaaacaaacaaattgaaacggagggagtattaccTTTCCCATGTATCAGTGATATCGTTCGTAGTTCTCCAGCTGTTACCTAATTTGCCACCCCACAATGCCGGATGCAAATCGCCCCTATTTGAGATAAATAGGTGCATAGGATCATTAACAATAATGTGAAAATGAGAGCAGGAAACCACAAAAGGAATTATTAGGGATGAAGTTGTCACCATTCACAAAGATTAAAGAAGATAGGCCTTCCAACTTTCATTAGAGCTCTCGTCATAACGGGGTATCTACAGAAGAAAGGATCCCCGTCAAGAAAAGAAGTTCGATAGATAACTAGTGGAATTTGTTACACATGATTTCGCGAGTTGAACAGAAATCAAATATTTACCGGATAGTTGGCTTTGTTCCATCATGGTTGCAATTATCATACTTCAAATAATCAATACCCTGAATGAAAAATGTAGTTATTAACAACTACGTTTGAATTGTTTTACGATTCATTGTCAAGATTAATCAGGAAACTTATACTTACCCATGCTGCAAAAGTTTTTGCATCTTGTTCCTCGTGACCAAGTGAACCAGGCATTTTCTTGCTGCAAGTATAATACCTGCAGAATCCTTAAAcgtttgaattttcaagatcatcgaTGATCTTTTCAAAACGAATTTCATGTGCAAGTTTAAATTACCCTGCATCTGAGTAGATTCCTAGCTTAAGACCTTTACTATGAACATAGTCAGCTAGAGCTTTCATTCCAGAAGGAAATGTCGAGTTCTTAGCTGCAAAATTTCCCTATAATTCGGATTTCATATAATAAGAAGATTAAATTAGCAAGGAAGATAGTGTACATAAACACAGTTTCCAGTTAAAACAAAAGTACCTGATCATCACGTTGAGGTTCAGCCCAGCAATCATCTAAAAATTAAAGTGTCAAACACACGATATTAGTAACATTTCAGTTTCTGTAACAGCATAATCAAATGCAGCCGTGGATCAAGCATATGAGCTGTGGGTGCTAGCTAGTGTACATTCTAATCTACATAGAGAAGATCTAAaacaaaattcttgaaaattgcGTATATCATAAGAGATTCACACATTGTCTCTAAATTCTACATCGACCTTTACTCAAAGACGTACCTATATTGATGTACTTATATCCGAGCTTATCAAGACCAGTTGAAACCATGGCATCGGCTGTCAATCAAAAGAACGTTCAACAATATACAGCTGAAtatgaatgtgtgattgttaAACCAATACACTTACCAATTTCTCTTATGACTTTCTCATCAATGTTGCAGGCAAAATGATTCCAACTACTCCACCTGAAATAAAATTTTGCTATTGTTAGTCAAAATCTACGcaaatcaacaataatatattcagtaTAATCCTATAAATGGGGTCTGTGGAGGTTAGTGTGTAAGTAGACCTACCCCTACtcaaggtagagaggttgtttcctaTAAACCTTCAGCTCAAGGATAGcaatttaagaaacaaaaaaaaaccgaaaatagaaaaatcatgataaatgATGCGGAAAGCATAATATAGCATTCTGAAAGAAAAGgacaataacaacaactaaaTAAAACAACAGATATTAACTGACATCAAAGAAGTACGagaataatactaatactactaGTATGGAATATGAAGTAACTACGGCGCTCCAAACTACCACCAAACCAATCTCACAGAAAAGTGACTCAATGCTCAACTACCTATTAACCATCTAACTTAATCCGCAACCTCCACATACCCTATATAAGATGATGTTCTCGGTAAGCTAAAAATGCATTAATCTACACAAATCATTTAGAGCTAAATCCATCACAATAAAGAACAAACACAAGACGGATCTAGGATTTTCTCCAAATGTATGCAGATCATCACCGCGCCATCTACTATAGGTTCAACTGAATCTAACATTTTAAACATGAAACACATAcataaactttaaaaattactaaaaatttcaaattcagcggcaaattcatcaaatttaaaatttaaatattagatCCGCCT
This sequence is a window from Solanum dulcamara chromosome 10, daSolDulc1.2, whole genome shotgun sequence. Protein-coding genes within it:
- the LOC129870335 gene encoding katanin p80 WD40 repeat-containing subunit B1 homolog KTN80.4-like isoform X1; translation: MTTTKRAYKLQEFVAHSLSVNCLKIGRKSSRVLVTGGEDHKVNLWSIGKPDAILSLSGHSSGIDSVSFDSSEVLVAAGAASGTIKLWDLEEGKIVRTLTGHRSNCISLDFHPFGEFFASGSLDTNLKIWDIRRKGCIHTYKGHTRGVNTIRFTPDGRWVVSGGEDSSVKIWDLTAGKLLHDFKCHEGKIQCIDFHPHEFLLATGSADKTVKFWDLESFELIGSAGPETTGVRSMAFNTDGRTLLCGLHENLKVFSWEPIRYHDTVDVGWSTLSDLSIHEGKLLGCSYNQSCVGVWVVDISCLEPYTMDSTTQLNGHSAVKSNLRVNLSTSAADATDSSCGRQLISQNSDLVKESKSFRRHSLSQHMVLQRDSSTLTTITDTPGTTQKVNLSTGPKAPPISSRAVPNTTGVKRNSAKTPSTENASIVTKSEIIPVLVPRNNERMELASECRKGGVAGREMPQRLQPKVSDWKSPTPNEDLGRPTAAAQSDVEVPKAIESSSPADRNNFPSVKCSIFETASTDRNVNDDKNLVSTKLDINTAPESLSRHQIENYEARGNILNRKPYSMLGQQRGRTRSTIANWEKRDKVPSYEGLAPCIVEAVPDPDVVPTKVNLTHLNSKIVHEKREDPLSAVSEAVSADDEDIIAHLMDQHNEFVGSMQSRLAKLQVVYQYWKRHDIKGAVSVMEKMADHAVLSELVSFLAEKNDIITLEICTCLLPLLTGLLESKLDRHQDISLNMLLKLVKVFGSPIYTSLSTPTSVGVDLESEKRMERYNLCFIELEKVKSCLPALSRRGGSIAKYAQELNLALQEVS
- the LOC129870335 gene encoding katanin p80 WD40 repeat-containing subunit B1 homolog KTN80.4-like isoform X3, with protein sequence MTTTKRAYKLQEFVAHSLSVNCLKIGRKSSRVLVTGGEDHKVNLWSIGKPDAILSLSGHSSGIDSVSFDSSEVLVAAGAASGTIKLWDLEEGKIVRTLTGHRSNCISLDFHPFGEFFASGSLDTNLKIWDIRRKGCIHTYKGHTRGVNTIRFTPDGRWVVSGGEDSSVKIWDLTAGKLLHDFKCHEGKIQCIDFHPHEFLLATGSADKTVKFWDLESFELIGSAGPETTGVRSMAFNTDGRTLLCGLHENLKVFSWEPIRYHDTVDVGWSTLSDLSIHEGKLLGCSYNQSCVGVWVVDISCLEPYTMDSTTQLNGHSAVKSNLRVNLSTSAADATDSSCGRQLISQNSDLVKESKSFRRHSLSQHMVLQRDSSTLTNTPGTTQKVNLSTGPKAPPISSRAVPNTTGVKRNSAKTPSTENASIVTKSEIIPVLVPRNNERMELASECRKGGVAGREMPQRLQPKVSDWKSPTPNEDLGRPTAAAQSDVEVPKAIESSSPADRNNFPSVKCSIFETASTDRNVNDDKNLVSTKLDINTAPESLSRHQIENYEARGNILNRKPYSMLGQQRGRTRSTIANWEKRDKVPSYEGLAPCIVEAVPDPDVVPTKVNLTHLNSKIVHEKREDPLSAVSEAVSADDEDIIAHLMDQHNEFVGSMQSRLAKLQVVYQYWKRHDIKGAVSVMEKMADHAVLSELVSFLAEKNDIITLEICTCLLPLLTGLLESKLDRHQDISLNMLLKLVKVFGSPIYTSLSTPTSVGVDLESEKRMERYNLCFIELEKVKSCLPALSRRGGSIAKYAQELNLALQEVS
- the LOC129870335 gene encoding katanin p80 WD40 repeat-containing subunit B1 homolog KTN80.4-like isoform X2, whose product is MTTTKRAYKLQEFVAHSLSVNCLKIGRKSSRVLVTGGEDHKVNLWSIGKPDAILSLSGHSSGIDSVSFDSSEVLVAAGAASGTIKLWDLEEGKIVRTLTGHRSNCISLDFHPFGEFFASGSLDTNLKIWDIRRKGCIHTYKGHTRGVNTIRFTPDGRWVVSGGEDSSVKIWDLTAGKLLHDFKCHEGKIQCIDFHPHEFLLATGSADKTVKFWDLESFELIGSAGPETTGVRSMAFNTDGRTLLCGLHENLKVFSWEPIRYHDTVDVGWSTLSDLSIHEGKLLGCSYNQSCVGVWVVDISCLEPYTMDSTTQLNGHSAVKSNLRVNLSTSAADATDSSCGRQLISQNSDLVKESKSFRRHSLSQHMVLQRDSSTLTTITDTPGTTQKVNLSTGPKAPPISSRAVPNTTGVKRNSAKTPSTENASIVTKSEIIPVLVPRNNERMELASECRKGGVAGREMPQRLQPKVSDWKSPTPNEDLGRPTAAAQSDVEVPKAIESSSPADRNNFPSVKCSIFETASTDRNVNDDKNLVSTKLDINTAPESLSRHQIENYEARGNILNRKPYSMLGQQRGRTRSTIANWEKRDKVPSYEGLAPCIVEAVPDPDVVPTKVNLTHLNSKIVHEKREDPLSAVSEAVSADDEDIIAHLMDQHNEFVGSMQSRLAKLQVVYQYWKRHDIKGAVSVMEKMADHAVLSELVSFLAEKNDIITLEICTCLLPLLTGLLESKLDRHQDISLNMLLKLVKVFGSPIYTSLSTPTSVGVDLESEKRMERYNLCFIELEKVKSCLPALSRGGSIAKYAQELNLALQEVS
- the LOC129870335 gene encoding katanin p80 WD40 repeat-containing subunit B1 homolog KTN80.4-like isoform X4 → MTTTKRAYKLQEFVAHSLSVNCLKIGRKSSRVLVTGGEDHKVNLWSIGKPDAILSLSGHSSGIDSVSFDSSEVLVAAGAASGTIKLWDLEEGKIVRTLTGHRSNCISLDFHPFGEFFASGSLDTNLKIWDIRRKGCIHTYKGHTRGVNTIRFTPDGRWVVSGGEDSSVKIWDLTAGKLLHDFKCHEGKIQCIDFHPHEFLLATGSADKTVKFWDLESFELIGSAGPETTGVRSMAFNTDGRTLLCGLHENLKVFSWEPIRYHDTVDVGWSTLSDLSIHEGKLLGCSYNQSCVGVWVVDISCLEPYTMDSTTQLNGHSAVKSNLRVNLSTSAADATDSSCGRQLISQNSDLVKESKSFRRHSLSQHMVLQRDSSTLTTITDTPGTTQKVNLSTGPKAPPISSRAVPNTTGVKRNSAKTPSTENASIVTKSEIIPVLVPRNNERMELASECRKGGVAGREMPQRLQPKVSDWKSPTPNEDLGRPTAAAQSDVEVPKAIESSSPADRNNFPSVKCSIFETASTDRNVNDDKNLVSTKLDINTAPESLSRHQIENYEARGNILNRKPYSMLGQQRGRTRSTIANWEKRDKVPSYEGLAPCIVEAVPDPDVVPTKVREDPLSAVSEAVSADDEDIIAHLMDQHNEFVGSMQSRLAKLQVVYQYWKRHDIKGAVSVMEKMADHAVLSELVSFLAEKNDIITLEICTCLLPLLTGLLESKLDRHQDISLNMLLKLVKVFGSPIYTSLSTPTSVGVDLESEKRMERYNLCFIELEKVKSCLPALSRRGGSIAKYAQELNLALQEVS